The following is a genomic window from Butyricimonas faecihominis.
CGGCCACGATGAGCAGGAATACCACGAATTTCAAGTCTTTCACAATACTGAACATATTCCGGAATATATCCCCGAAGGTGCGAGTGAGAGAAGTCTGTTGTACGACTCCCCGGTGGGGTTCCTTGTAGAAAAGAAGTAGCACGAAGTTCAGCGCGATAATACCAGCCGATACATAGAACACGAGGTTGGACGATCCTTTGAACAAAAGGGTGACCATCGGTCCGAAGAAGGCGCCTATGTTAACCATCATGTAGTAGATGCCGAACCCGATGGAGGCTGTTTCATCCGTTGTGGTCTTGGCAATTGTGGCCGAGATGATCGGTTTGAACAGGGCGGCACCCAGAGCCAAGTAAAGGTACATGAGGAATACTCCCGTGAACGTGGAGAACATGGGTAGGAGGACGAAGGCGGACGTGTAGATCACGAAAGCGAGGGCCAGTACTTTTTTATAACCGTAGCGATCAGCTATGGCCCCGGTCAAGACGGGCAGGAAGTAGAGTATTCCCGTTCCCACACCCATCAGGATTCCTTTTTGACTTTGCGTGAATTCCAGACCACCCATGTCGGATGATCCCGTAAGGTAATTGGCAAAAAGCATGAAGAAACCATACCATGCCCAGCGTTCAAATAATTCAATAGTATTAGCCACCCAAAAGGTGCGGGGAAATTTACGAAACACGCCCATCTTTTACGTTTTTAGTGATTGATTGGCAAATATAACGAATTCGACAGATGAAAGGAAGTAAACGTTCTTTTTTCTGAGAAATAAGCTATTGAGATAAGGGTTTTTGCAATTATTCCAAGAAATATGGTGTAAACTGAATTATATTAACTATCTTTGTGCCGTGAAACATTGTGAGTTCATTTTGATCTTTATCTTCTTTGTATTTTCCGGACATATTCCGTTCGGCTCTTTCCATCGTTGAATTGACCTTTGTAAGCTTTCTTTGTTCAGACAGTTTCTTTGCCCGAGTAGGTTTATATGTACGAACCGAAAATGGCTGGAGGCAATTTTAAACGTAACAATTATTTATTATGACATTTAGAGAATTAGAAATTGCAGAGCCTATTTTAAAGGCTATCTGTGAAAAAGGATATGAAAAGCCCACCCCGATACAAGAGAAGGGTATACCTGTGGCTCTTGGTGGTGGCGATATGCTGGGAATTGCCCAGACCGGAACCGGTAAGACAGCGACGTTCGCTATACCGATCCTGCAACATTTACTGGCTGATCGTTCGGAGGAAAAAAGTTCGGAAACACGAGGCAATAAAGGACGTCTCGTGAAAAGACGGGCAATTAAGGCTTTAATCTTAACGCCAACCCGTGAATTGGCTATCCAGATCGGAGAGAATATCACGGATTACGGGAAGTACACGGGGATTAGGCACGCAATTATATTCGGCGGAGTGAAACAAGGACCGCAGACGGATCTGTTGCAGGCAGGAGTAGATATTCTTGTTGCCACACCGGGACGTTTGCTCGATTTGATCCGGCAGGGATACGTGAATCTTTCATCAATTACGCATTTTGTTCTGGATGAGGCTGACAGGATGCTGGATATGGGATTTATTGCGGATATACGACGTTTGTTACCCATGCTGCCGACAAAGCGGCAGACGCTGTTTTTCTCGGCAACGATGCCTAAGGATATAGTGAATTTGTCGAGAAGTATTCTTTCAAACCCGACGAGGGTGGAGGTAACCCCGGTTTCTTCTGCCGTTGACACGGTGGAACAATGTGTCTATTTCGTGGAGAAACCGGAAAAGAAGAAACTTCTTGTTTCCTTGTTGAAACAAGAGAAAAAGTCGGTGCTTGTTTTTTCACGTACCAAGCATGGGGCAGATAATATATCCCGCTTGTTGAAGAAGTCCGGCATCAAGAGTGAGGCGATTCACGGGGATAAATCACAAGGACAACGCCAGCGAGCTCTGTCGAACTTTAAGGCAGGAGCTATCCGGGTGATGGTAGCCACTGACATTGCAGCTCGAGGAATTGATATTCAGGAGTTGGAGATTGTCATAAATTATGATCTGCCTGATGTGGCTGAAACATACGTACATCGTATCGGGCGCACCGGGCGTGCGGGACATTTCGGTACAGCGGTGACGTTTTGTTCGGAAGAGGAACAGTCTAAGATTCGGGAAATCCAAGTTCTAACTGGCAAGAAAATCAATCGGTTGTCTTTTCAAGCATGATGACTGAACGTATATAAAAAAGAACGATCTGTGATGCAGATCGTTCTTTTTTTATATAGAAATAATAGCTTATTTCACTAGATTCATGGTGTCCGTCGCGATAACCAATTCTTCGTCCGTGGTGATGCTCATCACGATTACTTTGGAATCGGTGGTAGACAGTACTTTGTCTTGTCCGCGAACGCCTTTATTGGCGGCAACATCAAAGTGAATACCCATGTATTCCATGTTGGTACATACTTGTTCACGTACTTCACTGTCATTTTCCCCGATACCCCCGGTGAAGACGATCAAATCCGCTCCGTTTAGGGCGGCAGCATAGCTACCCACGTATTTTTTCACGTCGTAAGCAAGAATATCAAGGGCGAGGCGAGCCTTGTCGTTTCCGGATTCAGCTGCAGCCTGTAAGTCACGACAATCGGAAGAAACTTCAGATACTCCTTGCAATCCTGATTTCTTATTTACTAGGTCGTTTGCCTGTGCTGCGTTTAAACCTTCTTTCTCGCAGATATACAATAATGCTCCCAAGTCAAGGTCTCCCGTACGGGTTCCCATGATCACACCAGCATTGGGAGTGAAACCCATGGAGGTGTCAACGGATTTACCTTTGTTGATGGCGGTTATGGATGAACCATTACCCAAGTGGCAAGTGATGATTTTTTTCTCCTCAATATTCCATCCCAGTATTTTACATGCTTTTTCAGCCACGAACTTGTGAGAGGTTCCGTGGAATCCGTAACGACGGATACGATAATCCTCGTAGTATTTGTATGGGAGCCCGTAGATATATGCTTCTTTCGGAAGAGTTTGGTGGAATGACGTGTCGAATACTGCTACTTGTGGTACGCCCGGTAACAGTTTCTCCATGGTCTCGATTCCTTTCAAGTTTGCGGGGTTATGAAGTGGGGCTAACTCGCAGCAAGCGGCGATCTTTTTCTTGGCATCCTCGTCAACACGGGCGCTCTTAGCAAAGAATTCACCTCCATGAGCTACGCGGTGTCCCACGGCATTAATGTCCGTCAAGGCCTTGATTACCCCATGTTTCGGGTCAACCAGAGCTTTCAAGATCAGATCGATCCCGGCTGTATGGTCCGCGATAGGTTCTTCTACCACGTATTTATCTTTTCCTTCCGGTTTGTGAGTGAAACTTCCCACGGGTAAACCGATCTTTTCCACCAATCCTTTAGCGAGTAACGTCGGTTCTCCTGCCATGTCAAGCAATTGATATTTAATAGAGGAGCTACCGCAGTTTAAAACTAATACGTTCATTATAATTTAATTTGAAAATGGTAATACTTGTTGAGTCTATAAAAGTCTATTTTGCCGCTGCCTGATTTACCGTGATGGCAACAAGGTTCACGATGTCGCTTACGGAACAACCTCTTGACAGGTCGTTAATCGGGGCTGCCATTCCTTGGAGGACGGGACCCACCGCTTCAATTCCTGCAATACGTTGCACGAGTTTATAGCTGATGTTTCCAACTTCAAGACTCGGGAATATCAACACGTTAGCTTTACCGGCCACGGGACTGCCCGGGGCTTTGCTGGCACCTACCGATGCCACGAGGGCCGCGTCAGCTTGCATTTCACCGTCGATCATCACGTCGGGAGCCATTTGTTTGGCGAGTTCCGTTGCTTTCACTACTTTGTCAACCAGTTCGTTTTTAGCTGATCCTTTGGTGGAGAAACTTAACATGGCAACTCTCGGTTCGATTTTAGCGATAGCTCTGGCTGTTCCGGCAGTAGCCACGGCGATCTGGGCCAATTCTTCCGCGGTCGGATTAGGCAGTACGGCACAGTCGGCACATACGATTAGGCCGTTTTCTCCATATTCCGGTTTGTTGGTTAATAACAAGAATGCTCCTGATACAACAGACATACCCGGTAAGGTTTTCACGATCTGTAACGCGGGACGTAACACGTCTCCGGTAGCATTTTTTGCCCCGGCAACTTCACCATCGGCATCCCCGCTCTTAATCATCAAAGTGGCAAGGTATAGCGGGTCAAGAACGAGTTTCAAAGCTTGTTCTTTTGTCATACCTTTACTCTTGCGAAGTTCAACCAAAAGGTCTGCATACGCTTCTTTCTTCTCGTGATTTTCGGGATCGATGATTGTGGCTTTACCGATATTTTTCAATTCGAATTTCTCGGCCAACGCTTTAATTTCAGCCGGATTACCGATCAAGATGATTTGAGCAATACCTTCAGCTATCAAGATGTCGGCTGCTTTCAACGTACGTTCTTCTGTTCCTTCCGGAAGTACAATCCGTTTGTTGCACTTCTTCGCATTTTCTTTGATTTGTTCAAGGAGATTCATGATATTTTTATTTTAAATATATAGTTACTCGCAATCGTTAGCGCGAAAGTAGAAATAAATAATCAATTTGTAATGCAGACATTACAAAAAAGTTCATTTTCGGGGAAAAGTTTATTATTTACTCTTATTTCATTTTCCGAGCTTGAAACGAATACGCAATACTCCATCATTGAAATCGAACGAGATGATGCGGAACGTGCCGATCTCGGCCGTGTTGGTGACATGAAGTCCGATGCAGGCGCATTGATCGTAATCCCCGATACGAATTACCCGCACGGTCTTTATACCCGGTTCAGGAAGGCGGGTAAGGTTGATGCCTGCCGGCACCTGATCGATCGGGTAGAAAATTTCTTCCACGTTGATGTTTTGTTGTATAATGTCGTTTACCGCTTGCTCCACGGTGGCAATGTCTTCGGCAGAAGGTGCCGTTTTGAAGTGGTAATCACATTTGGATTTCTTTTTCTCTATATGGGCGGAGAAAGAACGTTCACAATGGAAGTATTTGACCATCTGAGAATTTAGTAGGTGTTCCGCTGTGTGCATCGGTGCGATTGACACATCCTGAAATTTTGGGGCTGCTTGGCTTATTTCCATCATAGACAAGTTTTTATTTTTAGACATAAAGACAAAAGTACATATTTTTCTGATGGGTGGTTATATATGTTTATATTCTCTGAATTTTCTTTTTATTTCGATACGTTCACCACCAAAGTTTATTAATAAGCCGTGGTCTGTATTGGTAGCGGTTAAGTAATTTACTAATTGGGTTTCGTGTATGGGAAGGAGATGTTGTACCGCTTTAAGCTCAATGATTATTTTTCCTTCTACGATTATGTCCGCTCTAAATTCTCCTACAATTTCATTTTTGTAATATACATTTATAGGAGTTTCTGTATCTGCATGAATACCTTTTTCTTTTAATTCTATTATCAATGCTTTCTGATAAACATTCTCAAGAAAACCCGCAGCAAGATGTGTTCTTACATCATAAGCACACTGAATAACAGTTTTTATCAGATTTTCTATTTCCATATTTCTTTTTTGTTCTTATGTTCTTCTGTCTTATAAACAAGATAATATGTCTCCTTTGTGTACGTTGGGGAATGCTCTTGTTTGTTGGGTTGAATCTTTTGTTCCATATTTTTATTCGTGTTTGTCAAAGATGAGTTCATATTTTCTTAATCTTCGTTTGGATTTAAATGTCCATTTTTCCGGATTCCAGTAGGAGTATTCCACGGGAGTTGTATTGGCATAGATATGTTGAATCCATTTTCCCCAGAATTGAAGGTCATTGTCTTCAAACCTGTAATCATCTGGTTTATAATATTTGCCGCATAGTTCAGATCCTTCTTCCAGTACTATTTTGGTGTGGGGGTAGACGATATGGGTAGTATCATTCAATCGAGTGTCCATGTTTTCTTCGGTTCTCCAATTCCCATATAGCCGGAGCGTGTCGTAATTCACGATGATCCGGAGCGTGTCGTCTGTATTGTTAATCACGTGGTACTCGTCTTGACACCAGTAATCGCATCCTGTAAATAGAATTGTTAGTAGGGAGAAAAGTAATGTTTTTAGTCGGTTCTTGTTTTTCATGTTGTATTGTTATTGGTTGCGTGTAATATAAAATGCCTGAGGTGTATCTTGTAACTACAAGTGTAATGCTTTTTAGGAGAATAAACAATCGAAGTGAAAATAATTTCTTGGTTTGAATTAAATCACTAACTTTGTCGCTTGATCGGGTGGGATTTTCCCGCCGCGGGATCACTTGACAAGTGGTTCCGGTTTAAATTTAGGTTTAAATAAAACTGTAATTATGAAGTTATTAGAAGGAAAGACCGCCATTATCACGGGGGCATCAAGAGGAATCGGAAAGGCTGTGGCATTGGAATTTGCCCGTCAAGGAGCGAACATCGCTTTCACCGATTTAAGATATGATGAAATAGCTCAGGAAACCGAAAAAGAAATTGCCGCTTTGGGTGTGAAAGCTAAAATGTTTGCTTCCAATGCTGCTGATTTCGCGGCTACGAATGCTACCGTGGATGAGATTGTTAAAGAATTCGGACGTGTAGATATACTTGTAAATAATGCTGGTATCACGAAAGACACCTTGTTAATGCGTATGAGTGAAGAACAATGGGATGCCGTGATCAACGTGAATTTGAAATCTGTGTTTAATTTCACGAAAGCCGTGTCTGCCGTTATGTTACGTCAGAAATCGGGTTCCATTATCAGCATGAGTTCCGTGGTAGGAGTGAGTGGTAATGCCGGACAAGCAAACTATGCTGCATCTAAAGCCGGGATTATCGGATTCACGAAGAGCGTGGCCAAAGAACTTGGCTCTCGTAATATTCGTGCTAACGCTGTTGCTCCGGGATTTATCATTACCGATATGACCGCGCAATTGTCTGAGGACGTGCGTAAGGAGTGGGCTGCTAAAATTCCATTGAAGAGAGGCGGTACTCCGGAAGATATTGCAAAGGTATGCGTATTCTTGGCTTCTGATTTGTCTGCTTACGTGACAGGTCAGACAATCCACGTTTGTGGGGGAATGAATATGTAATATCCGCCTAAAAGTTTGGTTATAATTGTCGTAGATGGAGACGGTAGGGGTATTGAAATTCAATACCCCATTTTTTTTACCGGATGTTGAATTGTGAAACAGGAGCCTTCTCCAACTTTGGAGGTTACTGTGATCGTCCCTTTTAGATGCTCTATGATTGTATGGCTGATTGCCAAGCCTAGTCCTGTTCCTTGAACAAAATTGTCACCCTTGTAGAAACGTTCGAAAATACGGTTTATCTTATCTTCGTCAATTCCGCTACCTGTGTCTTTCACGAAAATGGAAACCTGATCGTTATTCTGCTTGTAACCAAGTGTGACTGCTCCTTTGGAGGTGAACTTGATAGCATTGTTGATCAAGTTGTTAATGACTTGTTTTAAGCGTAGGGGATCGGTCGTGATGATCGTGTCGGTTGCAGGAAGGTCCAAAAGTAATTCTACCTCTTGCGGGACATTTATTTGTTGGGCTCGTAGGATATTTTGTAATAAAGGCGTAAGCGGTTGTTCTGTTATGTTGAAAACCATCGTGTTGGATTCTATTTTTGAGAGATCGAGTATGTCGGATATAAGTGCTAGTAGCTGTTCGCAATTCAGGTATATCAATGATAAAAATTCTTTGATCTCCTCTTTCTGGAAAGACATATCTCCATCAACCAGTAAATTGGAAAAGCCGACAATGGCATTTAACGGTGTCCGTATTTCATGGCTCATGTTGGCAAGGAATGCACTTTTAAGTTTATCGCTTTGTTGTGCTTTGTCACGGGCTTTGGTTAATTCTTCTTCAATTTTCTTGTGTTCCTGTGTACTCATGCAGACACCAACGAGCCGGAAAGGAGTTTGTGTTCCTTGACCGAGATAAGTGGATTGGGCCTCGAACCATTCCCATTGTCCGTCGCCTCGCCGAAGACGGTAGCTCACGGGGGTCTCGATTAAACTTCCATGAACAGTGAGCGTAAGAGCCGTGATTACCCCTTCAATATCATTGGGATGCACCATTTGGGCAAATTGTTCGTTTGTTAGCGTGCAATCCCCGGCAGGAATTCCAAGGTATTCGAAATAACGGGGATCAATAATCATCAGATTACATTTTATATCGTATGACCAAGGAAATATTTTCGTGCGGTGTAGGGCCATGTTCAACACGTATTCTTGGGTAAGTTCGGTCACGACGTTTCGGAACGTGAATATGATATAATTTGAATCTTCTTCTCCGGTAACATTTTTGAAATAGCCTTTCACTAGAAAAGAGATGGCATTGGTTGCCCCGTGGATGAACGTGTCAGGTGGGAGTGTAACTTCCTGCTCGTCTTTTTGTAGGAGACTCAAAAGTTTATCCAGAATATTGAGGTTCTCGTGGAAAATTGAAAATACTTCCCGAATGTTTTTATCCCTTATGTCTTGTTTTTGTACTCCGAGTTCGGTAGCGGCCTGACGATTTACCTGTTTGATTGTCCCATTCGGGGTTAATAGAATAAATCCCGCCGGTACGGAATCAAGAAGTTCTCGAGCGAACTTTTGTTGCGTGTCTAATTGCTTCTCCTTTACCAGTCTTTCGTATTTTCGCTTTCGTGCTATCAAGTAGAAAATGAGGGTAAGAATGACGATAGCGGCCAATAGAATAATGTTTAATGTTATACTATATTGAATAGATGCGTCGCCAGTGAATAAATTTATCTGGTCAATCATGATATTTTGTGTGTTGT
Proteins encoded in this region:
- a CDS encoding DEAD/DEAH box helicase, with amino-acid sequence MTFRELEIAEPILKAICEKGYEKPTPIQEKGIPVALGGGDMLGIAQTGTGKTATFAIPILQHLLADRSEEKSSETRGNKGRLVKRRAIKALILTPTRELAIQIGENITDYGKYTGIRHAIIFGGVKQGPQTDLLQAGVDILVATPGRLLDLIRQGYVNLSSITHFVLDEADRMLDMGFIADIRRLLPMLPTKRQTLFFSATMPKDIVNLSRSILSNPTRVEVTPVSSAVDTVEQCVYFVEKPEKKKLLVSLLKQEKKSVLVFSRTKHGADNISRLLKKSGIKSEAIHGDKSQGQRQRALSNFKAGAIRVMVATDIAARGIDIQELEIVINYDLPDVAETYVHRIGRTGRAGHFGTAVTFCSEEEQSKIREIQVLTGKKINRLSFQA
- a CDS encoding acetate/propionate family kinase is translated as MNVLVLNCGSSSIKYQLLDMAGEPTLLAKGLVEKIGLPVGSFTHKPEGKDKYVVEEPIADHTAGIDLILKALVDPKHGVIKALTDINAVGHRVAHGGEFFAKSARVDEDAKKKIAACCELAPLHNPANLKGIETMEKLLPGVPQVAVFDTSFHQTLPKEAYIYGLPYKYYEDYRIRRYGFHGTSHKFVAEKACKILGWNIEEKKIITCHLGNGSSITAINKGKSVDTSMGFTPNAGVIMGTRTGDLDLGALLYICEKEGLNAAQANDLVNKKSGLQGVSEVSSDCRDLQAAAESGNDKARLALDILAYDVKKYVGSYAAALNGADLIVFTGGIGENDSEVREQVCTNMEYMGIHFDVAANKGVRGQDKVLSTTDSKVIVMSITTDEELVIATDTMNLVK
- the pta gene encoding phosphate acetyltransferase → MNLLEQIKENAKKCNKRIVLPEGTEERTLKAADILIAEGIAQIILIGNPAEIKALAEKFELKNIGKATIIDPENHEKKEAYADLLVELRKSKGMTKEQALKLVLDPLYLATLMIKSGDADGEVAGAKNATGDVLRPALQIVKTLPGMSVVSGAFLLLTNKPEYGENGLIVCADCAVLPNPTAEELAQIAVATAGTARAIAKIEPRVAMLSFSTKGSAKNELVDKVVKATELAKQMAPDVMIDGEMQADAALVASVGASKAPGSPVAGKANVLIFPSLEVGNISYKLVQRIAGIEAVGPVLQGMAAPINDLSRGCSVSDIVNLVAITVNQAAAK
- a CDS encoding GxxExxY protein — translated: MEIENLIKTVIQCAYDVRTHLAAGFLENVYQKALIIELKEKGIHADTETPINVYYKNEIVGEFRADIIVEGKIIIELKAVQHLLPIHETQLVNYLTATNTDHGLLINFGGERIEIKRKFREYKHI
- the fabG gene encoding 3-oxoacyl-[acyl-carrier-protein] reductase, whose protein sequence is MKLLEGKTAIITGASRGIGKAVALEFARQGANIAFTDLRYDEIAQETEKEIAALGVKAKMFASNAADFAATNATVDEIVKEFGRVDILVNNAGITKDTLLMRMSEEQWDAVINVNLKSVFNFTKAVSAVMLRQKSGSIISMSSVVGVSGNAGQANYAASKAGIIGFTKSVAKELGSRNIRANAVAPGFIITDMTAQLSEDVRKEWAAKIPLKRGGTPEDIAKVCVFLASDLSAYVTGQTIHVCGGMNM
- a CDS encoding ATP-binding protein is translated as MIDQINLFTGDASIQYSITLNIILLAAIVILTLIFYLIARKRKYERLVKEKQLDTQQKFARELLDSVPAGFILLTPNGTIKQVNRQAATELGVQKQDIRDKNIREVFSIFHENLNILDKLLSLLQKDEQEVTLPPDTFIHGATNAISFLVKGYFKNVTGEEDSNYIIFTFRNVVTELTQEYVLNMALHRTKIFPWSYDIKCNLMIIDPRYFEYLGIPAGDCTLTNEQFAQMVHPNDIEGVITALTLTVHGSLIETPVSYRLRRGDGQWEWFEAQSTYLGQGTQTPFRLVGVCMSTQEHKKIEEELTKARDKAQQSDKLKSAFLANMSHEIRTPLNAIVGFSNLLVDGDMSFQKEEIKEFLSLIYLNCEQLLALISDILDLSKIESNTMVFNITEQPLTPLLQNILRAQQINVPQEVELLLDLPATDTIITTDPLRLKQVINNLINNAIKFTSKGAVTLGYKQNNDQVSIFVKDTGSGIDEDKINRIFERFYKGDNFVQGTGLGLAISHTIIEHLKGTITVTSKVGEGSCFTIQHPVKKMGY